Proteins encoded by one window of Xiphophorus couchianus chromosome 13, X_couchianus-1.0, whole genome shotgun sequence:
- the lrp12 gene encoding low-density lipoprotein receptor-related protein 12: MALSSDCRQRVVYLLLLSGCIASSQKNDNVYVSGFSNACGDVAELLWASSGIITSPGWPFQYPARLNCSWNIRARPGDSITISFQDFDLQGSHRCTSDWMSISSYRSLDGLRVCGSSLPPPYISSQDHVWIHFHSDDGLAGKGFRLSYITGKPEASSCDVDQFHCSNGKCIPDWWRCNSMDECGDNSDEELCVDSPFSFQPCNLNQFPCLSRYTRIYTCLPHSLRCDGSIDCQDLGDEIDCDVPTCGEWLRNFYGSFSSPNYPDFYPPGSNCTWLIDTGDHRKVILRFTDFKLDGTGYGDYVKVYDGLEENPRRLLRVLTAFDSRAPVAVVSSSGQLRVHFYADKINAARGFNVTYQVDGFCLPWEVPCGGNWGCYTEQQRCDGYWHCPNGRDELNCSSCQEDEFPCSRNGACYPRSDRCNYQNRCPNGSDEKNCFFCQPGNFHCKNNRCVFESWVCDAQDDCGDGSDEESCPIIVPTRVITAAVIGSLICGLLLVIALGCTCKLYSLRMFERRSFETQLSRVEAELLRREAPPSYGQLIAQGLIPPVEDFPVCSGNQASVLENLRQAVRSQLGFTSIRLPSAGRHRNLWRRLFTFSRSRRSGSLALVSADLEDSSGTGSTGSSGSDLLSPDSDDTDTEGERGRGVGAVGGPVAPLPNKTPPPSAVEAVGSVAASVASTPSRGRDRPRETPPPSSPVTVVTTSSDPDVSEPQPPSSTALQRLAQNLHRLARNLTRTNQNQQNQPWTNQSPLRQLETGRNDPEAAERRGSREEEEDVELLIPVSDSDSSSSSSSSLSDIRQPLLEPHPSCAAGPVHHHHRGASGRGGRDGTCEHCGMVHTAQIPDACLEATGKTESSDDELLLLC; the protein is encoded by the exons ATGGCCCTCAGTTCAGACTGCAGGCAGAGGGTCGTTTACCTGCTGCTCCTGTCAG GATGCATTGCTTCTTCTCAGAAGAATGACAACGTCTACGTGTCTGGATTTTCTAACG CCTGCGGCGACGTGGCCGAGCTCCTGTGGGCGTCCAGCGGCATCATCACCAGCCCCGGCTGGCCCTTCCAGTACCCGGCCAGGCTCAACTGCAGCTGGAACATCAGGGCCCGACCCGGGGACTCCATCACCATCAG tttccaAGACTTCGACCTGCAGGGTTCTCACCGCTGCACCTCAGACTGGATGTCCATCAGCAGCTACAGGAGCCTGGACGGCCTGCGGGTCTGCGGCTCCTCCCTGCCGCCCCCTTACATCTCGTCCCAGGATCACGTCTGGATCCACTTCCACTCTGACGACGGCCTGGCGGGGAAAGGCTTCCGGCTGTCCTACATCACCG GTAAACCGGAGGCGTCCAGCTGCGATGTGGACCAGTTCCACTGCTCTAATGGGAAGTGCATCCCGGACTGGTGGCGCTGTAACTCCATGGATGAATGCGGGGATAACTCGGACGAAGAGCTGTGTGTGGACTCGCCGTTTTCCTTCCAGCCTTGCAACCTGAACCAGTTCCCCTGCTTGTCCCGGTACACCCGGATCTACACCTGCCTGCCCCACAGCTTGCGCTGCGACGGCAGCATCGACTGCCAG GATCTCGGCGATGAGATCGACTGCGACGTTCCCACCTGTGGCGAGTGGCTGAGGAACTTCTACGGCTCCTTCAGCTCCCCAAACTACCCCGACTTTTACCCTCCAGGAAGTAACTGCACCTGGCTGATTGACACTGGTGACCACCGGAAG gtcATCCTCAGGTTCACCGACTTTAAGCTGGACGGGACCGGGTACGGCGATTATGTTAAAGTCTATGACGGTCTGGAGGAGAACCCTCGCCGCCTCCTCCGGGTGCTGACGGCGTTCGACTCCAGAGCGCCCGTTGCCGTGGTTTCCTCCTCCGGTCAGCTCAGAGTTCACTTCTACGCTGACAAGATCAACGCCGCCAGAGGCTTCAACGTCACCTACCAG gtgGACGGGTTCTGCCTGCCCTGGGAGGTTCCCTGCGGGGGGAACTGGGGCTGCTACACGGAGCAGCAGCGCTGCGACGGCTACTGGCACTGTCCGAACGGCCGGGACGAGCTGAACTGCTCGTCCTGCCAGGAGGACGAGTTCCCCTGCTCCAGGAACGGAGCCTGCTACCCGCGCTCCGACCGCTGCAACTACCAGAACCGCTGTCCCAACGGGTCGGATGAAAAAAACTGCTTCTTCTGCCAACCTGGAAACTTCCACTGCAAG aacaACCGCTGCGTGTTCGAGTCGTGGGTGTGCGACGCTCAGGACGACTGCGGCGACGGCAGCGACGAGGAGAGCTGCCCCATCATCGTCCCCACCAGAGTCATCACCGCCGCCGTCATCGGCAGCCTGATCTGCGGCCTGCTGCTGGTCATCGCCCTCGGCTGCACCTGCAAGCTTTACTCGCTGCGCATGTTTGAGCGCAG GTCGTTTGAGACGCAGCTGTCCAGGGTGGAGGCGGAGCTGCTGAGGAGGGAGGCTCCGCCCTCCTACGGCCAGCTGATCGCTCAGGGCCTGATCCCCCCGGTGGAGGATTTCCCTGTCTGTTCTGGCAACCAG GCGTCGGTTCTGGAAAACCTCCGCCAGGCTGTGCGCTCTCAGCTCGGCTTCACCTCCATCAGACTTCCCTCCGCTGGCCGCCATCGTAACCTGTGGCGCAGACTCTTCACCTTCTCTCGATCTCGCCGCTCTGGTTCTCTGGCTCTTGTTTCTGCTGACCTGGAGGACAGCTCCggcactgggagcactgggagctCCGGCTCGGACCTGCTGTCTCCCGACTCCGACGACACCGACACAGAGGGGGAGAGAGGGCGAGGGGTCGGCGCTGTGGGCGGGCCAGTCGCCCCGCTGCCTAACAAAACCCCACCTCCTTCCGCCGTGGAGGCCGTCGGGTCGGTGGCGGCGTCTGTGGCCTCAACGCCGAGCCGAGGCCGCGATCGGCCCAGAGAAACCCCACCCCCGTCCAGCCCGGTTACCGTGGTAACGACCAGCTCTGATCCTGACGTTTCTGAGCCCCAGCCTCCTTCGTCCACCGCCCTGCAGCGCCTGGCCCAGAACCTGCACCGCCTCGCCAGGAATCTGACCAGAActaaccagaaccagcagaaccaaccGTGGACCAATCAAAGCCCACTGCGCCAGCTGGAGACGGGAAGAAACGACCCTGAGGCTGCTGAGCGACGGggaagcagagaggaagaggaagacgtTGAGCTCCTCATCCCTGTCTCTGACTCGgactcttcatcttcctcctcttcatcgctTAGCGACATACGACAGCCTCTGCTGGAGCCACACCCGTCCTGCGCCGCCGGCCCGGTCCACCATCACCACCGTGGCGCGAGCGGCCGTGGGGGACGGGACGGCACCTGTGAACACTGCGGGATGGTCCACACCGCTCAGATCCCCGACGCCTGCCTCGAGGCCACGGGCAAGACGGAGAGCAGCGACGacgagctgctgctgctctgctag